A single Streptomyces sp. Edi2 DNA region contains:
- a CDS encoding class I SAM-dependent methyltransferase, translating to MTDKRPGHPRLAALYDPLDPDRSDLDAYVRMAEEFRAHRVLDIGCGTGVFALLLADRGIEVVGIDPAEASLDVARAKPGSMRVRWICGDATALPPLQVDLATMTANVAQEIADPSLWRKTLQGAYEALRPGGHLVFETRDPARRAWEEWHRESSYRVTRIPGVGAVESWVQLIEVSLPLVTFRGTCVFAADGQVLTSDSTLRFRERQEIEQDLIAHGFAVEDVRDAPDRPGREFVFVARRP from the coding sequence ATGACTGACAAGCGCCCTGGGCATCCACGGCTCGCCGCGCTCTACGATCCGCTCGACCCAGATCGCAGTGATCTCGATGCCTACGTCCGGATGGCGGAGGAGTTCAGGGCACATCGGGTGCTGGACATCGGCTGCGGCACAGGAGTGTTCGCCCTCCTCCTGGCCGATCGCGGGATCGAGGTGGTCGGCATCGATCCCGCCGAGGCGTCCCTCGATGTCGCCCGGGCCAAACCGGGCAGTATGCGAGTGCGCTGGATCTGCGGTGATGCCACAGCCCTCCCGCCACTGCAGGTCGACCTGGCGACGATGACAGCGAACGTGGCCCAGGAAATCGCCGATCCGTCGTTGTGGCGCAAGACTCTGCAGGGTGCCTACGAAGCGCTGCGGCCCGGCGGACATCTGGTGTTCGAGACCCGGGATCCGGCGAGACGCGCCTGGGAGGAATGGCACCGCGAAAGCTCCTACCGCGTGACGCGGATTCCAGGCGTCGGGGCCGTCGAGAGCTGGGTCCAGCTGATCGAGGTGAGCCTGCCGCTGGTGACCTTTCGGGGTACCTGTGTGTTCGCTGCGGACGGGCAGGTGTTGACCTCGGATTCGACGTTGCGCTTCCGTGAGCGGCAGGAGATCGAGCAGGACCTGATCGCGCACGGCTTTGCGGTGGAAGACGTGCGCGATGCCCCTGACCGGCCGGGCCGAGAGTTCGTCTTCGTCGCGCGACGTCCATGA
- a CDS encoding GNAT family N-acetyltransferase — MDDSIRVREASAEDVAAMTDIHTRARSAYYAAGGVAAAELADPLAREKRRNGWERAIVSPGMTALCALDPEGRVVGALAMGPPKDSDIDISVFRQLFQIHVHPDAWGRGTGGALHRAFTGRLVAGGFGGGVLEAWEGNARARRFYDRHSWCVDGERRPGPGGADYVRMRLGLGLGLS, encoded by the coding sequence ATGGACGACAGCATTCGAGTGCGAGAGGCATCGGCCGAGGACGTGGCAGCGATGACGGACATCCACACCCGGGCCCGCAGTGCCTACTACGCCGCGGGTGGGGTGGCCGCAGCGGAACTGGCCGACCCGCTGGCACGGGAAAAACGACGGAACGGGTGGGAAAGGGCCATTGTGTCGCCCGGCATGACCGCACTGTGCGCGCTGGACCCTGAGGGCAGGGTGGTAGGGGCCCTCGCGATGGGACCGCCGAAGGACTCCGACATCGACATATCGGTCTTTCGCCAGTTGTTCCAGATCCACGTCCATCCGGACGCTTGGGGACGCGGGACAGGCGGTGCGCTGCACCGTGCGTTCACCGGAAGGCTTGTGGCGGGCGGATTCGGCGGCGGGGTTCTGGAGGCATGGGAGGGCAACGCCCGGGCCCGGAGGTTCTACGACCGGCACAGCTGGTGTGTGGACGGGGAGCGACGGCCCGGACCCGGGGGAGCCGATTACGTGCGGATGCGGCTGGGTCTGGGTCTGGGGCTCAGCTGA